CGCCGCGTGGCCCCGCTGATCGGCGCGCTCGCCGTGCGGCTGCCGGTGCCGCTGACCGTCGACACTTACAAACCGGAGGTCGCGCGCGCCGCGGTCGACGCCGGCGCGGTGCTCATCAACGACATCAGCGGCCTCGCCGACCCCGCGATGGCGGAGGTCGCCGCGTCGACCGGGGCGGCGCTCGTCGTGATGCATATTCAGGGCCGGCCGAAGGTCCGGCAGGCGGCGCCGCGCTACGACGCCGTCGTGGACGAGGTCTACGCGTTTCTCGAAGAGCGCACCGCGCGGGCGCGGGCGCTGGGAGTCCCGGGCGACCGGCTGCTCGTCGATCCCGGCTTCAGCTTCGGCAAGACCCCGTACCACGACGTGGAAATACTGCGGCGCCTCGGGGAGTTCTCGCGATTGGGCTATCCGATCTACCTGGCCACGTCGCGCAAGAATTACATCCGCGACATCCTCGCGCTGCCGGTGGAGGATCTGCTCGAAGGCACCCTGGCCGCGGTCGCGTACGGCGTCGCGCAGGGCGCGCAGCTGGTTCGGACGCACGACGTGCGGGCGGTGGCCCGCGTGATTCGGATGACGCTCGCGATCATGCGCGGCCCGGATGATGCTGCGGACGCGGCGGCCCCCCGGCGCGGCGGCAGCGTGGCGGCGGGCCGGGAGAGCGGATCGGGAGAGGAGAACGGCGGATGAGGCAGGCGGGACGCGTGAAGGCGCGACGCAGCGGACGGGTCCAGAACGGCTCGCGGCCGGCGGCGCCCGGTCTCGGCGGCGGCGCCGCGGGCAACGGCCGGACCGCCATCGACAAGCCGGCGATCGAAGGCGCCGTGCGGACGATCATCCGGGCGATCGGCGAAGATCCGAACCGCGAAGGGCTCGCCGGCACGCCGCGGCGGATCGCGGCGATGTACGCGGAGCTGTTCTCCGGCCTGCATGCGAACCCGGTCGATGTGCTGGCGGTCGGTTTCGATGAGGACCGGCATAAGGAGATGGTGATCGTCAAGGACATCCCGTTCGAGTCGACCTGCGAACACCATTTCCTCCCGATGCACGGCGTTGCCCACGTGGGGTACATTCCCAACGGCCGGATTGTCGGCATCAGCAAGATCGCGCGGCTTGTCGAGGTACTGGCGCGGCGCCCGCAGGTGCAGGAGCGGCTGACGTCGCAGGTGGCGGACCTCTTAATGGAGGGTCTGAAGGCGCGCGGTGCGGCGGTCGTGATCGAGGCGACGCACCTCTGCATGACCATGCGGGGAGTGCGAAAGCCGGGCAGCAAGGTCGTGACCTCGGCCAATCGCGGCATCTTCCGCGAGAACCCGAGCACCCGCGCGGAGTTCATGTCGCTGATCGGCCACCGTTAAGCTCAGGGTCGGCCGGCGCGACAGCGGGTTGCCGCCTCTGCTATAATCGGTTGCGGCGGTGCGGGAGTAGCTCAGAGGTAGAGCGTCTCCTTGCCAAGGAGAAGGCCGTGGGTTCAAGTCCCATCTCCCGCTCCAACCCGACGGCGACGTAGCCAAGTGGCAAGGCAGGGGTCTGCAAAACCCCCATTCGGCGGTTCGAATCCGCCCGTCGCCTCCATTTTAACCGCAGGCTCTCCTCGCCGGCCCACCGGACCGTGACCGCAAGGGCCGGCGCCGTGTTTCGCGAACGTACCCGACCGGGCGAGTGTCGGAATAGGCAGACGAGGGGGACTTAAAATCCTCTGGCCTGATCGGCCGTGTGGGTTCGACTCCCACCTCGCCCACCACCGCCGAGGGATGGACTGCTGATGGACAAGCCGCGCAGCGCGGTTCCCGGACGGGTCGGCGTCGCCCTGATCGCGGCAGCCTGCGTCGTGGCAGGCGCGGCGGCCGGCGGGCGTGCGGCGCCGCCGTCCACGTTCACGGCGTTCGACGTCCCCGGGGCCGCCGACACCTACGCGTTTGGCATCAACAACAACGGCCAGATCGCCGGCAATTACGATGACGAAAACCAGCGGTCCCACGGATTCCTCCGCAGCCCGGCCGGGGTCATCACGAAGTTCGACGTCCCCAACGCCGCCAGCACGGACGCGTCCGACATTAATAACGGCGGGCAGATCGTCGGGGACTTCCGTGACGCGGACAAGGCCTCGCACGGATTCATCCGCGCGGCCGACGGAACGTTCTCGACCTTTGACGTCCCGGGCGCGGCCAACACCTTCGCGAACGGCGTCAACGACGCCGGACAGATCGTCGGCAGCATCGAGGACGCGGCCCATCGGTCGCACGGCTACGTTCGCACGCCGGCCGGCGCGGTCGCCACGTTCGACGCCCCCAACGGCTTCACGACCGTGGCGAACGGGATCAACGGCGCGGGGCAGGTCTCCGGCTTCTATCGCGACCGGAACGGCGACTATCACGGTTTCATCCGGAGCAGCGCCGGCGCGTTCACCACGGTCGACGTCCCGCGCGCCACCGCCACGGTGGCCTATGCCATCAACAGCGCCGGACAGGTCATTGGATATTTCCGGGACGCCGACGAGGTGTCGCACGCGTTCGTGCGCGCCCCCACAGGCGGCATCGCCGTCGTCGATATTCCCGGCGCCGCCGGCACGGCCGGATACGGCCTCAACGCGTCCGGGCAGATTGTCGGGACGTTCGACGATGCGAACGACAAGACCCACGGGTTCGCCGGAAGGCGCTAGTTCGCCTCACCTGGTCGTGGAATGGCGGGACAGCCACGCGGCGCAGGCCCGCGGCGATCGTAGACGCACCACGGTGAGATGCGCGATCGCCGGATCTTGTGACGCGGCGCCGTACGTGCGGCGGTTCTTCCGATAGGTCCGGAGCGTTCAGAGGAAGACCGAATCCCTGCTGAAGAGCGCGGTGCGCAGATCCTCCCGATTGCCGGACCACAGTTCCTGCCGGGTGACCATCCGGCGGACCGTCCGCCGTAGAAGCCGCCAGAGGATGACCGGCAGCGGATAGTCGAGCCATACGATTGTGTCCGCCCGGCTCCACACAATATCCCGCACGATACTGTAATTTCCGTCGACCACCCACGCGTCGATCTCCACCGCATGCCGGACCCTGTCGCGAAACTTATCGGGCGGCGCTTCCGTCCAATTCGGCTGCCAGTGGAGCGCGTCGAGTTCGACGTGCGAATAACCCAGCCGCGCGGCAAGGCGGCGCGCCAGGGCCGTCTTGCCCGAGCCGCTCGTTCCGACCACGACGACTCTCCGCACGCCACCAGTCTACCGATTCGGCCGGGCGGATGCGACGTGGTTTATTCGGCGAAGGGCGCCTCGCGGACGAGAAGACTCAGGCGAAGAGTCGCTGGAGGCAGGCACGCCGTGTCGCTGCACGCCTGATAACGGACCGCGATCTCGAGCCGCAGATCACCCGTCCCCGCCGCGACGGCAAACGTCACGGGTATCTGACCCCGGATCGTCCCGTCGAGCACCGAGAACGTTTCGTCGAGGCCCTCGACGCGGTGGGGGCGGCCGGCCGGCCACGCGGGTGCGCCGGCGTCGATCCCTGCCACCGGTGTGACCTCGGCGCCGAGCGCGGTGTACCCTGCCGGGACCGGCGCCGTGTACACGTGCCACCCGTTTTTGACCGTCATCTCGAGCGTCAGACGCAGCTGTTGATACGGCCGGTACTCCGGCGCATCGAAGTAGCCGCGCACCTCGACGGCGTCGCTCCCGGCCACAGCCTCGGGCCCGTGCCGCGGGGACGCGATGCCCAGGGCCGACTCCAGCAGGCCCGTTCCGGTGTCCCGGATCCGGTATTTTGGATGGAACCGCTTCTCGGCGACGACGCCGTAGCGGTCGAGCAGGAAGACGGCCGGATAGGCGACCCCGCGCTGGTCATCCCGGACCTGGCGCCCGAACTCCGCGTGATGACGGTCCAGGTCGTCGTCCAGCATCCCCAGGTCGCGAATGACCCGGCTGCCCTCATCGGCCAGCAGCGGATACGTGATCCCGTGCTTTGCCGCGAACCCGGCCAGCGTTTCCACCGAGTCGTAACTGATCGCAAACAGCGCGATATCGGCGCGGTCGAGATCCGCGGCGATCTTCTGCAGCTCGACGAGCTGCGTTTTACAGTAGGGTCACCACCGCGCGCTGCGGTGGAAGACCACAAGCGCCCTGCGGCCCCCTCGCGCCTGCTGAAGGCGCACGGGGACTCCGGCTTGATCCGGCAGCGTGATGTCGGGAAACCGCGTTCCGATCGCCGGACCCTTTCGGGTCAACTCGTCCGGCATTCGACCCTCCGCCGAGATTGCGTTGCCCGTTACAACGAGCGGCCGGGCGGTTTTCTTCCGAGGAGGCGGCCCGGTGCGACGGGGGGCGGAGCATCCCGCAGCCTTTATCGAATCTTTACGCGAATATTGCACGATTCAACGGAGCGGCGTGCCGCCGGTGCTCGGTCTGTGGCGGCGACCCGAACACGCGGGGAGACGATGTGACGGGACGGACCCAGCCCACGGTGCTTGTCGTCGATGACGACCACAAACTCATCGCGCTCGTCCGGATGTACCTCGAGCGCGACGGGTTCACCGTCGTCCCGGCGTACGACGGGCGTCAGGCGCTGGACCTGTTCGCGCGGCACCGCCCCGGCTTCGTGATCCTCGACGTCATGCTTCCGGAGATGGACGGCGTCGCCGTGTGCCGGGCGCTGCGCAAGCGTTCCGAGGTCCCGATCCTCATGCTGACCGCGCGGGTTGAGGAGAGCGACAAACTGTCGGGCCTCGCGGTCGGCGCGGACGACTACGTCACGAAGCCGTTCAGCCCGCGCGAGCTGGTAGCCCGGGTGCACGCCATTTTGCGGCGGGCCGGTTCCGGCGGGGCGCCCGCGCCGCGGATCGTCCGGGGCGATCTGCTCATGGATCTCGAGCGGCACGAGGTCTTCGTCGGCGGCCGGGAAGTGCGCCTCACGGTGATCGAGTACAAGCTGCTGCAGGCGCTGATGGAGTTTCCCGGCCGCGTGTTCACCCGCGAACAGCTGCTGACGCACGTCTACGCGTTCAACGAGGTCGCGGTCATCGATCGGACGGTCGACGTGCACGTGGGCAAGCTGCGGGAGAAGCTGGGCGACGATCCCGTCCGCCCGCGGTACATCGAAACGGTGCGGGGGGTCGGCTACCGGCTGCTCGAGCCGACGCGTCCGAAACGTGCGGGATAAGCTGCTCTGGCGGCTCCTCGGCGCGCAGCTGCTGGTGATCGCCATCGCCGTGGCGATCTCCGGCGCGCTCATCATGGACCGCGCCGCCCAGTTCTTCATGGTCATCATGACGCGCTACCACATCGACCCCACGGTCGTGGAGCGGGATTTCGTGGACGCGATCCAACGCGTGCTGGTCGCCGGCAGCGTCGCCGCCGCGGCGGTGGCAATGCTGCTGGGCTGGATCCTCGTCCGCCGGCTGGTCCGCCCGATTTCGGATATGATGCTCCTCGCCGAGCGGATCGCCGCCGGCGACTACGCGCAGCGGGTCGAGACGCGAGGCCCCGACGAGCTCGTGCGGCTCGCGGATTCCCTCAACCGCATGGCGGCCTCGCTGGAGCGTGTCGAATCGCTCCGCCGCGATCTTGTCGCGAACGTGGCGCACGAGCTGCGCACGCCGCTCAGCACGCTGCAGGGCTACCTCGAGGGGCTGCGGGACGGCGTCGTGCCGGTCAGCCGCGAGACCCTGGCATCGCTGCACGAGGAGGTGCTGCGGCTGGTCCGTTTGGTCGACATGCTGCAGCAGCTCAGCCGCTTCGACGCGCGGATGTCCGGACTGCAGCGCACGCGGTTCGACGCGGGCGTCCTCGCGCAGCAGATCGCGGCGCTGTACCATCCGGAGCTGAGCGCCCGGAACCTGCGCGTGACCGTCGTCGCCGGCGCGCCGCGGCCCGAGGTGGAGGCCGACGCCGATCTCGTCGGACAGGCGCTGCGCAACCTGCTCGACAACGCGCTGCGGTACGCGTCCGCGGGCACGGACATCACGGTGCGGGCGGCCTCGCTCGACGGGGGCGTGCGGCTGGCGGTGGAGAATGTCGGGGAGGGGATCGCCCCCGACGACCTGCCGCACATCTTCGAGCGGTTCTATCGCGGGGAGAAGTCCCGCTCGCGGGATACCGGCGGCGCGGGGATCGGCCTCGCGCTGGTGCAGGAGATCGCCCGCGCCCACGGCGGGGACGCGGGCGCAGAGAGCACGCCCGGAGGCACGATCGTCTGGTTGACGCTGTCGAACGCGGGCCGCTGATCCGGAGCGGCGGCGCCGCGCGCGGAGGGGCTCGATGACCAACGTTCGGCCGCTTACGGCCGCGGATCTCGACTGGGTCCCGGCCCTCACCGACGCGGCGTTCTGCCGGATATCGGAAGCGCTGTACGGCCGGCCGCGCACGCCGCCCTTGTTTCCGCCGCACCAGTTTTCGTACCGGCTGGCCGTGGATCGCGACGGTTGTTTCGCGGCCTTCGACGGCGAACGCCCCGTGGGCGCCCTGTTCTCGGTGGCGCGCGGCCCGTTGGCATGGGTCGGTCCGATCGCCGTCGCGCCCGACGTGGAGAACCAGGGGATCGGTCAGGCGCTGATGGCCGCGTGTCTCGAGAGTTGGGCGCGGCGCGGCGTCCGGCTCGCGGGCCTCGAGACGTTTCCGTCGAGCCCGAAGCATCTTCATCTCTACGCGAAAGCGGGGTTCCGGCCGGGGTGGACCGGTCTCGGCGTGCGGAAAGAGTGGAGCCCGCCGCCGGCAGCGCCCGCCGCGCCGGCCGCCGCGGCCTCGCCCCCCGCCGCCGTCCAGTGGCCGGACGGCGTGGCCATCTCGGGCGACCCGCCGTCCCTCGACTTCGTCTATCCCGGGCTCGATCTGCGCGCCGAGGCGGAGACGACGCGGCGTCAGGAGATCGGCGAGTTACTGGTGACGGACGGCGGCTGCGCGTTGTGCCACGTCCGCAGCACCTTTCATCCCCGGCCGGGCAGCACCTTCGTGCCGTTCCTCGCCGCCCGCGACGCGGCGGCGTTCGACCGGTTGCTGCGGGCGGCGGAGTGCCTCGCGGCGCGGGCCGGATGCCACGCGGTCAGCCTGCGCCTGCCCGGCTCGTGCTGGCGGGCGTACCGGCATCTCGCGGACCGCGGGTACCGCGACATGGGCGCGATGCTTCGGATGAAACGCGGCGAACGTCCCGACTACGATCACGCGGATCTCTTGTACTGCGACAACTGGCTGTAGATGCCGCCCCGGCAGTCAGCGGCTGCCGGGCACGCGACCGGCGAGGTTCGGCTGGCGGAGCTCGCGCAGCGCGCGGGCGAGGTAGGGGGCCGCGTCGGACGGACGTTTCTGGTCGATCAGGAATTCGCCCAATTCGTTCGCGGCGGCGGCGAGATCGGCGCGCATGGCGAGGTGTTCGAACGACGCGATCGCCTGCTTGTAGTGCCGCACCGCGTCGGCCGGGTGGCCCTGCGCGCGCGTGAGCCGGGCCCGCACGAGGGTGATCCGCGCCGCCTCGGTCGTGTCCTTGAGCCGGCGGGTGAGACGCTCCGCTTCCGTCAGCGCCTCTTCCGCCTCCGCCAGTGCGCCGGTCGCGATCAGCGCCCGGGCCAGCTCGGTCAGGCTCCGCGCGCGTCCGGGATCGTCGCCGAGCTGCTGCTTGATGTGCAGGCTGCTCCGCAGCTGCTCGATCGCGTCGCGCACGTCGCCGCGCTCCAGGAGCATGATCCCCATGCTCGTACGCGCCTGCGCGAGGAGCCGGATGTCTTCCAGCAGCTCGAAGATGTGCTCCGCGCGCGCGAGGTGCGCGAGGGCGGTGTCGGGGCGTCCGGCGTCGCGGTGCGCGATGCCCAACTGGACGTGGACGAGGCCGATGCGGCGCAGGTCCTGCGTCGGTTCGAGCAGCGCGAGCGCTTCGCGGTACCAGCGCGCCGCTTCTTGGTGCTCGCCTGCCTCCTGATACGTGTTGCCGAGGTTCAGCAGCAGCGCCCCCGCGAGCGACACGTCCGGTTCGCCGTCCGCCTGCACCCGGCGATGCGCCTCGAGGAAGTGTTCCCGGGCCGTCGTGAGGTCGCGCTCGTAGTAGGAGATCAGCCCGAGCACGTGGCTGATGCGCGCGAGGTGGCGGGGCTCCTGGATCTCGCCGGCGAGGTCGCGCGCGTGCGCGACGTTCTCCCGGGCGAGGTCGAACTGGCGGAGCCCGGCGAGCGCGGAGCCGAGCCCGCAGCAGGCCTCCGCCTCGGCGTTCTTGTCGTCGTGCTGCCGGGCGATCGTGCGGGTCTGCGTGAACGTCTCCGCGGCCTGCGTGAATTCACCCTGCTTGAGCAGCGCCCAGCCGAGGCTCAGCAGGGTCTGGAGCGCCCGGCGGCCGAGGGGCGTGCTCTCTTCGAGGAAGTAGCCGATCGGCCGCTGCAGCCGCTTCGCGAGCAGGATCAACGTTTCGATCGACGGCTTCGCCCGGTCTTTTTCAATGAGGCTGATGAAGCCCTTCGTGAGCTCGGTGCCGCCGAGCTGCGATTGGGTGAGGCGCAGTTCTTTGCGC
The DNA window shown above is from bacterium and carries:
- a CDS encoding ATP-binding protein: MRDKLLWRLLGAQLLVIAIAVAISGALIMDRAAQFFMVIMTRYHIDPTVVERDFVDAIQRVLVAGSVAAAAVAMLLGWILVRRLVRPISDMMLLAERIAAGDYAQRVETRGPDELVRLADSLNRMAASLERVESLRRDLVANVAHELRTPLSTLQGYLEGLRDGVVPVSRETLASLHEEVLRLVRLVDMLQQLSRFDARMSGLQRTRFDAGVLAQQIAALYHPELSARNLRVTVVAGAPRPEVEADADLVGQALRNLLDNALRYASAGTDITVRAASLDGGVRLAVENVGEGIAPDDLPHIFERFYRGEKSRSRDTGGAGIGLALVQEIARAHGGDAGAESTPGGTIVWLTLSNAGR
- a CDS encoding response regulator transcription factor, which translates into the protein MTGRTQPTVLVVDDDHKLIALVRMYLERDGFTVVPAYDGRQALDLFARHRPGFVILDVMLPEMDGVAVCRALRKRSEVPILMLTARVEESDKLSGLAVGADDYVTKPFSPRELVARVHAILRRAGSGGAPAPRIVRGDLLMDLERHEVFVGGREVRLTVIEYKLLQALMEFPGRVFTREQLLTHVYAFNEVAVIDRTVDVHVGKLREKLGDDPVRPRYIETVRGVGYRLLEPTRPKRAG
- the folE gene encoding GTP cyclohydrolase I FolE; this encodes MRQAGRVKARRSGRVQNGSRPAAPGLGGGAAGNGRTAIDKPAIEGAVRTIIRAIGEDPNREGLAGTPRRIAAMYAELFSGLHANPVDVLAVGFDEDRHKEMVIVKDIPFESTCEHHFLPMHGVAHVGYIPNGRIVGISKIARLVEVLARRPQVQERLTSQVADLLMEGLKARGAAVVIEATHLCMTMRGVRKPGSKVVTSANRGIFRENPSTRAEFMSLIGHR
- a CDS encoding GNAT family N-acetyltransferase, producing MTNVRPLTAADLDWVPALTDAAFCRISEALYGRPRTPPLFPPHQFSYRLAVDRDGCFAAFDGERPVGALFSVARGPLAWVGPIAVAPDVENQGIGQALMAACLESWARRGVRLAGLETFPSSPKHLHLYAKAGFRPGWTGLGVRKEWSPPPAAPAAPAAAASPPAAVQWPDGVAISGDPPSLDFVYPGLDLRAEAETTRRQEIGELLVTDGGCALCHVRSTFHPRPGSTFVPFLAARDAAAFDRLLRAAECLAARAGCHAVSLRLPGSCWRAYRHLADRGYRDMGAMLRMKRGERPDYDHADLLYCDNWL
- the folP gene encoding dihydropteroate synthase; translation: MTPSARGGAAGAPRVLRARGLALDLAPRPLVVGVLNATPDSFYDQGRYYARDRALARADELVTEGADLVEVGGETARPGPPVDVAEEQRRVAPLIGALAVRLPVPLTVDTYKPEVARAAVDAGAVLINDISGLADPAMAEVAASTGAALVVMHIQGRPKVRQAAPRYDAVVDEVYAFLEERTARARALGVPGDRLLVDPGFSFGKTPYHDVEILRRLGEFSRLGYPIYLATSRKNYIRDILALPVEDLLEGTLAAVAYGVAQGAQLVRTHDVRAVARVIRMTLAIMRGPDDAADAAAPRRGGSVAAGRESGSGEENGG
- a CDS encoding tetratricopeptide repeat protein — protein: MLSLGERIRGRRKELRLTQSQLGGTELTKGFISLIEKDRAKPSIETLILLAKRLQRPIGYFLEESTPLGRRALQTLLSLGWALLKQGEFTQAAETFTQTRTIARQHDDKNAEAEACCGLGSALAGLRQFDLARENVAHARDLAGEIQEPRHLARISHVLGLISYYERDLTTAREHFLEAHRRVQADGEPDVSLAGALLLNLGNTYQEAGEHQEAARWYREALALLEPTQDLRRIGLVHVQLGIAHRDAGRPDTALAHLARAEHIFELLEDIRLLAQARTSMGIMLLERGDVRDAIEQLRSSLHIKQQLGDDPGRARSLTELARALIATGALAEAEEALTEAERLTRRLKDTTEAARITLVRARLTRAQGHPADAVRHYKQAIASFEHLAMRADLAAAANELGEFLIDQKRPSDAAPYLARALRELRQPNLAGRVPGSR
- a CDS encoding protein-disulfide reductase DsbD N-terminal domain-containing protein translates to MAGSDAVEVRGYFDAPEYRPYQQLRLTLEMTVKNGWHVYTAPVPAGYTALGAEVTPVAGIDAGAPAWPAGRPHRVEGLDETFSVLDGTIRGQIPVTFAVAAGTGDLRLEIAVRYQACSDTACLPPATLRLSLLVREAPFAE